In Symmachiella dynata, the following are encoded in one genomic region:
- a CDS encoding amidohydrolase family protein: MFRSNCTGPSIWFMTLVFLGCSPSPTELAKEPRPIKLAQVSLPAQVPPPTEVPLDLPPDDDGYLFHDSHFHLTNYVQEGTDIRRFLQIMGDKVGRSMLCGIPLQQQWMHAGTGDFAPTYYTQTDAPLYYYSFTDAMIAHEYLRLTPEERKRFDPMITGFNPTDMYAADHIRRVLQVYPGVFSGIGEFSIHKEFVSSKIAGEVATLGNKALDRILEFAAEVGLPVVLHCDVNTPFPRPNQDPYIVTKLRALADRHPDTVIIWAHIGLGRVVRPVEDQLGMVERGLRDREPKNIHFDISWDETAKYLVGSPEAIKATADLINQFPKRFLFGTDTVAPQTEEQYLHVYKLYAPLLAKLTPEAKHLLLKGNYERIFDEARRSVRAWEAAHKRP, from the coding sequence ATGTTCAGGTCGAACTGCACGGGTCCGTCGATTTGGTTCATGACGCTGGTGTTTCTGGGGTGCTCGCCGTCACCGACCGAATTGGCCAAGGAACCGCGCCCCATCAAATTGGCTCAGGTATCGCTACCGGCCCAGGTACCGCCGCCGACCGAAGTGCCGTTGGACCTGCCTCCTGACGACGACGGCTACTTGTTTCATGACTCGCACTTTCACCTAACAAACTATGTCCAAGAGGGAACCGACATACGTCGCTTTTTACAGATCATGGGCGACAAGGTCGGACGCAGTATGCTGTGCGGCATTCCCTTGCAGCAGCAATGGATGCACGCCGGTACAGGCGATTTTGCGCCGACCTATTATACACAGACCGATGCGCCACTCTATTACTATTCTTTCACTGACGCGATGATCGCTCACGAGTATCTCCGTCTGACGCCTGAAGAGCGCAAGCGTTTTGACCCAATGATCACTGGCTTCAACCCGACCGATATGTACGCCGCGGATCATATCCGCCGAGTCCTTCAAGTCTACCCGGGCGTCTTCTCAGGCATTGGCGAGTTCTCGATCCACAAAGAATTCGTCTCCTCGAAAATCGCCGGAGAGGTGGCGACACTTGGCAACAAGGCCCTGGACCGCATTCTCGAATTCGCCGCCGAGGTTGGGCTTCCCGTCGTCCTGCATTGTGACGTCAACACACCATTTCCACGTCCCAATCAAGATCCGTACATCGTCACGAAACTGAGAGCATTGGCCGATCGGCACCCGGACACGGTGATCATTTGGGCACATATTGGTCTGGGGCGTGTTGTTCGACCTGTCGAAGATCAATTGGGAATGGTAGAGCGGGGTTTGCGGGACCGCGAGCCCAAGAATATTCACTTCGACATTTCATGGGATGAGACCGCGAAGTATTTAGTCGGTAGTCCCGAAGCCATCAAGGCGACGGCTGATCTTATCAACCAATTCCCAAAACGTTTTCTGTTCGGGACCGATACTGTCGCGCCCCAAACCGAGGAGCAGTACCTCCACGTTTATAAACTCTATGCGCCGCTGCTTGCCAAATTGACGCCTGAAGCAAAGCACCTGCTGCTGAAGGGAAATTACGAACGCATCTTTGACGAAGCGCGTCGGAGCGTGAGAGCGTGGGAAGCCGCCCACAAGCGACCGTGA
- a CDS encoding acetate/propionate family kinase, protein MKILLLNAGSSSLKATLVDQHAGIVLAQAKADWAGEATRYEFIAQDGVARTEVVAEMRYCETVRRFLSDLRQGQSPGLSDLSELAAVGHRFVHGGEYQTSIQITPEVRSHIEQLRELAPLHNPSSLETLAAAEAELPDVPHIAVFDTAFHSTMPPEAYTYAIPTNWTRDWGIRRFGFHGLSHAYCSRQAAKMLDRPSDNLRLVICHLGHGCSASAVHGGQCVDTTMGFTPLEGLMMATRSGSIDPGVLFHLQHHQGLTAEEIEQSLNHDSGLLGVSGISADMRQVSAAASDGDKQARLAIAIYVHRVRQAIGALTVTMGGIDALVFTAGVGENDAEIREMICSGLECLGLELDSKTNAACRPDVDIASESSRARILVIDTREDETMLREVQAVMGLPAGGSGKTKVEP, encoded by the coding sequence ATGAAAATACTATTGCTCAACGCGGGGTCTAGCAGTCTCAAGGCAACGCTCGTCGACCAGCATGCAGGAATCGTTCTCGCACAGGCCAAGGCCGATTGGGCCGGCGAAGCGACGCGTTATGAATTTATCGCGCAGGACGGCGTCGCACGTACGGAAGTGGTCGCCGAAATGCGTTATTGCGAAACAGTGCGGCGATTTCTCAGTGATTTGCGGCAGGGCCAGTCTCCAGGATTATCGGATCTCTCAGAGTTGGCAGCCGTCGGACATCGTTTCGTTCACGGCGGAGAATATCAGACTTCGATCCAGATCACACCGGAGGTTCGCTCACACATCGAGCAACTGCGGGAACTGGCACCGCTGCACAATCCGTCCAGCTTGGAAACACTCGCGGCCGCCGAAGCAGAACTGCCGGATGTCCCGCACATCGCCGTGTTCGACACGGCGTTTCATTCCACGATGCCGCCCGAAGCGTATACCTATGCTATTCCGACAAATTGGACTCGCGATTGGGGGATCCGCCGGTTCGGCTTTCATGGGCTGAGCCACGCGTATTGCAGCAGGCAAGCCGCCAAAATGCTTGATCGCCCAAGCGACAATCTGCGGCTGGTGATCTGTCATCTGGGGCATGGCTGTTCCGCGTCAGCGGTTCACGGCGGTCAGTGCGTCGACACCACGATGGGGTTTACACCGCTCGAAGGCCTGATGATGGCCACACGCAGTGGTTCAATTGATCCCGGAGTTCTTTTTCACCTCCAACATCACCAAGGTTTGACGGCCGAGGAGATCGAGCAGTCGTTGAACCATGATTCCGGACTATTGGGTGTTTCCGGAATCTCAGCAGACATGCGCCAAGTATCGGCGGCAGCAAGTGACGGAGATAAGCAGGCTCGTTTAGCAATTGCCATCTACGTACATCGCGTGCGTCAAGCGATCGGTGCATTGACGGTTACAATGGGAGGAATCGACGCACTGGTCTTTACGGCCGGGGTTGGTGAAAACGACGCCGAAATCCGTGAAATGATTTGTTCCGGTCTCGAATGTCTGGGATTGGAGTTGGACTCCAAGACCAATGCTGCTTGCCGGCCGGATGTCGATATCGCCTCGGAAAGTTCGCGTGCCCGAATCTTGGTCATTGACACTCGCGAAGACGAAACCATGTTGCGCGAGGTACAAGCGGTTATGGGTCTGCCGGCAGGGGGCTCAGGCAAGACAAAAGTAGAACCCTAG